Sequence from the Flavobacteriales bacterium genome:
CCAAGTAATGATGATTGTATAGATGCTACTGTAGCTTTAGTAAACACAGACGAAAGCTGTGATGTTGTAACACCAGGCACTTTATTAGCAGCAACACCTTCTGGTGTGCCAAATGGTAGTTGTGGTGGCAACCCTGATGATGATGTGTGGTTTCAATTTGAAGCAACCCATGAAACTCACATTATTTCATTGGAAAATATAAATGGCTCAACCACAAATTTAGACCATGGTGTTTACGAAGGAACATGTGGCTCTCTAACTGAATTATATTGTTCCGATGAAGAGGCTTTTGTAACTCCTATATTAACAGTTGGAAACACCTATTATATCAGAGTATTTTCTGCAGGTAGCTCTAGTGAAGATACAACGTTTGATTTGTGTATAAGACCTGGACTTAATAATGTTATCGTTGATCAAACTACTTATACCGTAGAACAATTGGTTGAAGATATTTTAATTGGTGGCGAATGTGCACAAATATCAAATATTACCTATTCTACAGGAACTGATTATGGTGAGGAAAATGGTATAGGGTATTTCTCAATGCAAGGAGATGGAGTTGGATTCCCATTTGACGAAGGTATTATTCTTACTACTGGTGATGCTAATCTAGCTTCAGGACCAAATATCAATAACCTAAGTGATGGAACAACGGCATGGCCTGGAGACACAGATTTAGAAAACGCAGTTGGCCTTACTACTACAACAAATAATGCTACGATAATTGAATTTGATTTTGTACCTCTTGCACAAGAAATTAGTTTTGATTTCTTAATGGCTTCAGAAGAATACAATGGCGGATCTTTTGAATGTAATTATTCTGATGCATTTGCATTTCTTCTAACCGACTCTAATGATGTAACTACAAACTTGGCTGTTTTACCTAACACAACCACACCAATTTTAGTAACAAACATTCATCAAGCCAATACGAGTTGTGGTGCTGAAAATGAAGAATATTTTGGAGGTTATACTCCAGATAATTTACCGCCTATTTCTTTTGATGGTAGAACAACTGTGTTTACTGCACAATCTGCAGTAAATGTTGGTGAAACCTATCATATAAAATTGGTTATTGCCGATGATAGGGATTCTGCGTTTGATTCAGGTGTTTTCTTAAAGGCTGGTAGTTTTGATCTTGGTCAGCTAGACTTAGGCGATGACATCACTATATCGTCTGGAGGAGCTACTTGTTTAGGAGAACCTGTAGTTTTAGATACTGGTGCACCTAATCTTGAGCACTTTTGGTTTAAAAATGGTTTAGTTATTGATGGTGAAACTTCTTCAACATTAACTGTTACAGAGCCAGACTTGTATACTGCTCAAGTAATATTCTCTAGTCAGTGTTTCTTAATGGATGAAATACTTGTTGAATTTATTGAACCACCTGTTCTTACTGAAGACCCTTCTGATCTAGAAAGTTGTTCCGCAACCACTGAAGCACCTTTTACCCTAAGTGATAATGATGCTGTTGTATTAGGCAATTTAAACCCTAATGACCATACGATATCCTATCATTTAACTGAAGATGATGCTGAAACAAATACTGATGCTATTACAGATGAGCCTTATATAGGAACAAATGCTGAAACAATTTATGTTAGAGTTGTAGACAATATAACAGGATGTCATAGTGTAGCTTCTTTTGATTTGATTATTACTGCTCCTAGTCATACTGCTAGTAGTGTAGATTATACTGAATGTGGAGATGGAATTGAAGCTGAATTTGATTTAGCATCACACACTTTAGATGTCTTAAACGGACAAGATGCATCTAGCTTCAACGTTACTTATCATAGCTCTCAAAACGATGCTGAAAATAATGTTGATGCTTTACCTTCTTTTTACACTAGTTCAGGTGAAACAATTTACGTTCGTGTTGAATCAGTAAATTATGAAGGTTGTTATGTTACAAATAGTTTTGATTTAATTGTAGGTACATTACCAGAAGCAACTTTTGACACATCATATACATACGAAGTATGCCCAAATGCAACAAGTCCTATTACTATTGGAATTACCCCAGATAATTTTACAGCAGCAGATGTTACTGTAACATGGTTATTAAATGGGGATCCAATTGTTGGTGCAAATGGATTAACCTTAGATACTGTATTAGTTGCTGGTGATTACTCAGCTGAAATAACATTTAATGCAACTGGTTGTAGTGAAACTATAACCACTGAAGTTATAGAACTAGAGTCTTGTATCTTCCCAGAAGGTATATCACCTGGCGTAAGCCCTGGACAAAATGATAGTTTCGATTTAAGTAGTTTTAATGTTGTTAAACTAGAAATATTTAACAGAAACGGAACACTTGTTTATTCTAAACGTAACTATATAGACGAATGGGTAGGTCAAAGTAATGATGGTGAAGAACTACCGGTAGGAACTTATTTCTATACTGTAGTTTATGAAGGTGGTGCGAAGCAAAGAAGCGCATGGGTATATATTAATAGATAATCAACTAACAGAATCAACTTAAATTATAATGAAAAAACTCACGATAATAGCGGTTTTGCTTCTAGCATTTCAAATGTATGGGCAACAAGATCCACAGTACACACAGTACATGTATAATATGAACGTTATGAACCCAGCTTATGCTGGCTCTAGAGAAAATCTCTCTTTTGGATTATTATACAGAAATCAATGGAGTGGTATACCTGGCGGACCAGAAACAGGCACCGCTTTTGTACATTCCCCAATAGGAAACAACCTAGGATTAGGCCTCTCTTTAATATCAGATCAAATTGGTCCAGTTAAAGAAACAAACGCTTATGTTGATGTATCGTACACTCTTAAACTTGGTGGTGAGCATCGTTTGGCATTTGGTGTAAAAGCAGGGGCTACATTCCATGATATAAACCTAACTAGTGGAAATGTAGATGTAATTGATGAAAACGACCCTTTCTTTGGTATGGGTATTAACGAAACTACACCAAATATTGGTGCTGGTTTCTTTTATTACACCAATAAATATTACCTATCATTATCTGTTCCTAACTTACTATCATCGGTTCATTTAGATAACGATGGTAGAAAAATTGGTTCAGAAACACAGCACTACTTCTTAACTGGTGGTTATGTGTTTGACTTATCACCAAATACTGAATTAAAACCTTCTTTTATGGTTAAATCAGCATTTGATGCACCAACCTCTTTTGACGTTAACCTTAATGCTAGGTTCTTTAAAAAGTTTGAAATTGGAGCGTCATATAGGTTAGATGATTCGTTTTCAGGGTTAGTTAACTTTGCGCTTTCACCTTCATTTAGAGTTGGTTATGCTTACGATGCTGTATCGTCAGACATTAAAGCATATGCACCAGCTTCGCATGAGGTGATGCTATTATTTGACCTTAATTTCCCGAAACGTGTTTCTCGTTCACCTAGATACTTTTAATCCGTTAAGCTAAACAATTATGAAAAACTTAAAAACACTATTATTTATCACCTTATTGAGTGGTTTATGCTTAACTGCTCAGAACAAAAACACAAAAAAAGCCGATAAAGAATTTGCTAGATACGAATATGTAGATGCGGCTGAAAGCTATAAAAAACTAATTGACAAAGGTAATGGTTCCCCATATGTCTATGGTCAACTAGCGGAATGTTACTATAATATTTTTAATACTACTGAAGCTGAAAAATGGTACGCTAAGGCTTTAGAAAGCGACCAAGATCCTGAGATGACTTATAAATATTCTCAAATGCTAAAAGCTAATGGGAAATATGAGGAATC
This genomic interval carries:
- a CDS encoding gliding motility-associated C-terminal domain-containing protein, translated to PSNDDCIDATVALVNTDESCDVVTPGTLLAATPSGVPNGSCGGNPDDDVWFQFEATHETHIISLENINGSTTNLDHGVYEGTCGSLTELYCSDEEAFVTPILTVGNTYYIRVFSAGSSSEDTTFDLCIRPGLNNVIVDQTTYTVEQLVEDILIGGECAQISNITYSTGTDYGEENGIGYFSMQGDGVGFPFDEGIILTTGDANLASGPNINNLSDGTTAWPGDTDLENAVGLTTTTNNATIIEFDFVPLAQEISFDFLMASEEYNGGSFECNYSDAFAFLLTDSNDVTTNLAVLPNTTTPILVTNIHQANTSCGAENEEYFGGYTPDNLPPISFDGRTTVFTAQSAVNVGETYHIKLVIADDRDSAFDSGVFLKAGSFDLGQLDLGDDITISSGGATCLGEPVVLDTGAPNLEHFWFKNGLVIDGETSSTLTVTEPDLYTAQVIFSSQCFLMDEILVEFIEPPVLTEDPSDLESCSATTEAPFTLSDNDAVVLGNLNPNDHTISYHLTEDDAETNTDAITDEPYIGTNAETIYVRVVDNITGCHSVASFDLIITAPSHTASSVDYTECGDGIEAEFDLASHTLDVLNGQDASSFNVTYHSSQNDAENNVDALPSFYTSSGETIYVRVESVNYEGCYVTNSFDLIVGTLPEATFDTSYTYEVCPNATSPITIGITPDNFTAADVTVTWLLNGDPIVGANGLTLDTVLVAGDYSAEITFNATGCSETITTEVIELESCIFPEGISPGVSPGQNDSFDLSSFNVVKLEIFNRNGTLVYSKRNYIDEWVGQSNDGEELPVGTYFYTVVYEGGAKQRSAWVYINR
- a CDS encoding type IX secretion system membrane protein PorP/SprF → MKKLTIIAVLLLAFQMYGQQDPQYTQYMYNMNVMNPAYAGSRENLSFGLLYRNQWSGIPGGPETGTAFVHSPIGNNLGLGLSLISDQIGPVKETNAYVDVSYTLKLGGEHRLAFGVKAGATFHDINLTSGNVDVIDENDPFFGMGINETTPNIGAGFFYYTNKYYLSLSVPNLLSSVHLDNDGRKIGSETQHYFLTGGYVFDLSPNTELKPSFMVKSAFDAPTSFDVNLNARFFKKFEIGASYRLDDSFSGLVNFALSPSFRVGYAYDAVSSDIKAYAPASHEVMLLFDLNFPKRVSRSPRYF